A genomic region of Anopheles coustani chromosome 3, idAnoCousDA_361_x.2, whole genome shotgun sequence contains the following coding sequences:
- the LOC131261152 gene encoding isoleucine--tRNA ligase, cytoplasmic — protein MAGGMNNITTDEMTRLPEAINFPAEEEKVLAYWQTEKVFETCLKQSKGKPRYTFYDGPPFATGLPHYGHILAGTVKDIVTRYAHQQGYHVERRFGWDCHGLPVEYEIDKTLNIRGPDDVAKMGIKAYNNECRKIVMRYANEWEQIVGRMGRWIDFKNDYKTLYPWYMESIWWVFKQLYSKGFVYQGVKVMPYSTACTTALSNFESGQNYKEVTDPAVFVSFPLVGDKDGAALVGWTTTPWTLPSNLACCVHPELVYVRVRETKTSKVYILMECRVEALLKGPENYEILDRFPGAKLAGARYEPLFDYFRKYDSVAFRVLTDTYVTEESGTGVVHQAPYFGEDDYRVCLANGVIKRDQEIVCPVDASGKFVDPVTDFCGQYVKDADKAIIKLLKERGRLVLASQVKHNYPFCWRSDTPLIYKAVPSWFVRVEHMNQQLLNCSSQTYWVPEYVKEKRFGNWLRDARDWAISRNRYWGTPIPLWISPDGKEIVCIGSIDELERYSGVRVTDLHRESIDHIEIPSAVPGNPPLRRVTEVFDCWFESGSMPFAQSHYPFENPAEFMNNFPADFIAEGIDQTRGWFYTLLVISTALFNKAPFKNLNVTGLVLAADGQKMSKRKKNYPDPMEVVNKYGADALRLYLINSPVVRAENLRFKEEGVRDIIKDVFLPWFNAFRFLFQNVDRFAKEEGIVYRYDPVRHAERRSTNVMDVWIISFKESLLKFVTEEMKAYRLYTVVPRLTKFIDQLTNWYVRMNRKRIKGEYGVEDCYHALDTLYDVLLAMVKMMAPFTPYLTEFMYQRLRLLSKEPMDGSVHYQMMPSSNGKYINISIERAVARMQAVVELGRVMRDRRTMPIKYPLTEVIVVHQSEEYLADIRSLEGFILGELNVRRITLSSERQRYGVKMRAEADHKTLGVRLKNDFKQVLTAIKQLSDEEISRQLAQGHFTIAGHRVELEEIRLIYQFSGENASFEAHSDNDVLVLLDMTPNEELMREGTAREIINRIQKLKKKAKLIPTDPVLIYYTVAGGDGEVRSVAESHQSYIVSTVKSPFATYGPEAATKPVLIEESQELKGSTLTITICSPQDREVPAAPWVNLHLDERLVPRYQGQGVSSHKASLLLAGSRTGQALTYAQLRQEVESLFGLKDVRFNVLAGANGKLLTDGAKLDVAQLNRQTLYVTQGESLPASGWTPPNMPFAAFRNVNGADGRKTTVFEENPVGVKRTVLAQ, from the exons ATGGCCGGCGGTATGAACAACATAACCACTGACGAGATGACGAGGCTGCCGGAGGCCATCAATTTTCCGGcggaagaggaaaaagtgCTCGCCTACTGGCAGACGGAAAAGGTGTTCGAAACATGCCTGAAGCAATCGAAGGGAAAACCGAG ATACACCTTTTATGATGGACCACCGTTTGCGACCGGTTTGCCACACTACGGACACATCTTGGCCGGTACGGTGAAGGATATTGTGACGCGGTACGCGCACCAGCAGGGTTACCACGTGGAACGTCGCTTCGGGTGGGATTGTCACGGGTTGCCGGTGGAGTACGAGATCGACAAAACGCTGAACATCCGCGGACCGGACGACGTGGCCAAGATGGGCATCAAGGCGTACAACAACGAGTGTCGCAAGATCGTGATGCGGTACGCGAACGAGTGGGAGCAGATTGTGGGTCGGATGGGCCGCTGGATCGACTTCAAGAACGACTACAAAACGCTCTACCCGTGGTACATGGAGTCCATCTGGTGGGTGTTTAAGCAGCTGTACTCGAAGGGTTTCGTTTATCAGGGCGTTAAGGTGATGCCATACTCGACCGCCTGTACGACCGCATTGTCCAACTTTGAGTCGGGCCAGAACTACAAGGAAGTGACCGACCCGGCCGTGTTCGTATCATTCCCACTGGTGGGCGATAAGGATGGGGCGGCTTTGGTTGGCTGGACGACAACTCCGTGGACGTTGCCGTCGAATCTGGCCTGCTGTGTACACCCGGAACTGGTGTACGTGCGTGTGCGTGAAACGAAAACGAGCAAAGTTTACATCCTAATGGAGTGCCGTGTTGAGGCGCTGCTGAAGGGACCGGAAAACTACGAAATCCTTGATCGTTTCCCGGGTGCCAAGTTGGCGGGGGCTCGCTATGAGCCACTGTTTGATTATTTCCGTAAATACGATAGTGTGGCGTTCCGCGTGCTCACTGATACGTACGTAACGGAGGAATCCGGTACGGGAGTGGTCCACCAGGCACCGTACTTCGGTGAGGACGATTACCGCGTCTGCCTGGCGAACGGTGTAATCAAGCGCGATCAGGAGATCGTCTGTCCGGTTGATGCGAGTGGAAAGTTTGTCGATCCGGTCACGGACTTCTGCGGCCAGTACGTTAAGGACGCCGATAAGGCCATCATTAAGCTGCTGAAGGAGCGCGGTCGGTTGGTGCTAGCCTCGCAAGTTAAGCACAACTATCCGTTCTGCTGGCGATCGGACACGCCGCTGATCTACAAGGCCGTACCGTCGTGGTTTGTGCGCGTGGAACACATGAACCAGCAGCTGTTGAACTGCAGCTCACAAACGTATTGGGTGCCGGAGTATGTGAAGGAAAAGCGCTTCGGTAATTGGCTGCGGGATGCGCGTGATTGGGCGATCAGTCGTAATCGCTACTGGGGTACGCCGATTCCGCTGTGGATCTCACCGGACGGTAAGGAAATCGTCTGCATCGGTAGCATCGATGAGCTGGAGCGTTACTCGGGAGTTCGAGTAACCGATCTCCATCGGGAGAGCATCGATCACATCGAAATCCCGTCGGCCGTGCCAGGAAATCCCCCGCTTCGCCGTGTCACCGAAGTGTTTGACTGCTGGTTCGAGTCCGGCTCGATGCCTTTCGCCCAGAGTCACTATCCGTTCGAGAATCCTGCCGAGTTTATGAACAATTTCCCGGCCGACTTCATTGCGGAGGGCATTGATCAAACGCGTGGCTGGTTCTACACACTGCTCGTTATCTCGACGGCACTCTTCAACAAGGCTCCCTTCAAGAACCTCAACGTGACTGGGCTGGTGCTGGCCGCCGACGGGCAAAAGATGTCCAAACGCAAGAAGAATTACCCCGACCCGATGGAGGTGGTTAATAAGTACGGTGCGGATGCGCTCCGCCTGTACCTGATCAATTCCCCGGTTGTGCGGGCGGAAAATCTTCGCTTCAAGGAGGAAGGTGTGCGTGACATCATCAAGGACGTCTTTCTACCGTGGTTCAACGCGTTCCGGTTCCTGTTCCAAAACGTCGATCGTTTTGCGAAGGAAGAAGGTATCGTTTATCGGTACGATCCGGTGCGCCATGCGGAAAGGCGTTCTACCAACGTGATGGACGTGTGGATCATTTCGTTCAAGGAGTCGCTGCTGAAGTTCGTCACGGAGGAGATGAAGGCGTATCGGCTGTATACGGTGGTGCCGAGGTTGACGAAATTCATCGACCAGCTTACCAACTGGTACGTGCGCATGAACCGGAAGCGTATCAAGGGCGAATATGGCGTGGAAGATTGTTATCATGCACTTGACACGCTCTACGATGTGTTGCTGGCTATGGTCAAGATGATGGCGCCATTCACGCCCTACTTGACTGAGTTTATGTATCAGCGTTTGCGATTACTATCAAAGGAACCGATGGACGGAAGCGTCCACTACCAGATGATGCCATCGTCCAATGGGAAGTATATAAACATTTCCATTGAGAGGGCTGTCGCGCGTATGCAGGCCGTCGTTGAGCTCGGTCGTGTGATGCGCGATCGACGTACCATGCCGATCAAGTACCCACTGACGGAGGTTATCGTCGTGCACCAGAGTGAGGAGTACCTGGCCGACATTCGCTCGCTAGAGGGCTTCATTTTGGGTGAGCTTAACGTGCGCCGTATTACGCTGAGCTCCGAGAGGCAACGGTATGGGGTAAAGATGCGTGCCGAAGCCGACCACAAGACGCTCGGCGTACGGCTAAAGAACGACTTCAAGCAAGTCCTGACGGCCATCAAGCAGCTGTCGGATGAAGAGATTTCGCGCCAGCTCGCCCAAGGCCATTTTACTATCGCCGGCCATCGGGTGGAGCTGGAGGAGATACGTTTGATCTATCAGTTTAGCGGTGAGAATGCATCGTTCGAGGCGCATAGCGATAACGACGTGCTGGTGCTGCTCGATATGACCCCGAACGAAGAGCTGATGCGTGAGGGAACGGCCCGTGAAATCATCAACCGCATTCAGAAGCTGAAGAAGAAGGCCAAGCTCATCCCGACTGATCCGGTGCTGATCTACTACACCGTCGCCGGTGGTGATGGAGAGGTGCGCAGTGTGGCCGAAAGTCATCAATCGTACATCGTGAGCACGGTGAAGTCACCGTTTGCCACCTACGGACCGGAAGCGGCCACCAAACCGGTGCTGATCGAAGAATCGCAAGAGCTTAAGGGATCGACGCTGACGATCACCATCTGCTCACCACAGGATCGCGAGGTTCCGGCTGCACCGTGGGTGAATCTCCATCTCGACGAGCGCCTAGTACCGCGCTACCAAGGGCAAGGTGTTTCGTCGCACAAGGCGTCTCTTCTGCTCGCCGGAAGCCGAACTGGGCAGGCGCTCACGTACGCCCAGCTTCGTCAGGAAGTGGAATCCCTTTTCGGACTGAAGGATGTACGATTCAACGTGCTCGCCGGTGCCAACGGTAAGCTGCTGACCGACGGCGCAAAGCTCGACGTGGCTCAGCTCAACCGACAAACACTTTACGTGACGCAGGGTGAAAGCCTACCGGCGTCGGGCTGGACCCCGCCGAACATGCCGTTTGCCGCGTTTCGGAACGTCAACGGTGCGGACGGTCGTAAAACTACCGTCTTCGAAGAGAATCCGGTTGGAGTGAAACGGACGGTCCTGGCACAGTGA